A window from Camelus dromedarius isolate mCamDro1 chromosome 9, mCamDro1.pat, whole genome shotgun sequence encodes these proteins:
- the LOC135322010 gene encoding neuroblastoma breakpoint family member 4-like isoform X2 produces the protein MPRSEIPGSYENQNDQDGVKGVEPTICRLSTELPQMVEDDIPRHSVEESYLTYSALPDLSDSFWPYRSTAIYSFEGLELSYARDVTQNHTVLEEEEEQDQICSSAPDPRRLSSEQPVVEENEGPQDSLDECYLTSSVGHDLSDSCRPDRGASFPWDQQGVFSALAVHGDSWEDRPQGPLSFQGSEMEASQAQLQTSTQVTHHLQLQRDQQFDCGDGNARLGLPSTVWGFTANTEFGDQGLPLQELGLDASIGMKIPPKVEGEGSAASQHERQVSSNSNASSVLKQKILRRKLLRSKWRIACRFPGLQA, from the exons atgcccaggagtgagattcctggatcatatg AAAACCAAAATGATCAAGATGGGGTGAAAGGAGTAGAGCCAACTATCTGCAG GCTCAGCACGGAGCTGCCGCAGATGGTAGAGGATGACATCCCACGGCACTCAGTGGAGGAGTCCTATTTGACTTACTCAGCTCTTCCTGACCTGTCAGACTCCTTCTGGCCTTATAGGAGCACCGCCATCTACTCATTTGAGGGATTGGAACTCTCTTATGCTCGGGATGTCACCC AAAATCATACTGttcttgaggaagaagaggaacaagACCAAATATGTTCCAG CGCACCTGACCCCAGAAGGCTCAGTAGTGAGCAGCCGGTGGTAGAAGAGAATGAAGGCCCACAGGACTCACTGGATGAATGTTATTTGACCAGTTCTGTTGGCCATGACCTGTCAGACTCCTGTAGGCCTGACAGAGGTGCCTCATTCCCTTGGGACCAACAGGGAGTCTTCTCAGCGCTTGCTGTACATG GTGACTCCTGGGAGGACCGTCCCCAAGGGCCTTTGAGTTTCCAAGGGTCAGAGATGGAAGCTTCACAAGCACAACTGCAGACAAGCACCCAGGTGACCCATCACCTGCAGCTGCAGCGGGACCAGCAGTTTGACTGTGGTGACGGCAACGCCAGGCTCGGCCTTCCCTCCACCGTGTGGGGCTTCACAGCCAACACTGAGTTTGGAGACCAAGGGCTGCCCCTTCAAG AGCTGGGTTTGGATGCTTCCATCGGAATGAAGATCCCTCCCAAGGTGGAGGGCGAGGGCTCAGCTGCCAGCCAGCATGAACGTCAAGTCTCTAGCAACAGTAATGCCTCCAGTGTCCTGAAGCAGAAGATTCTGCGAAGAAAACTGCTGCGCAGCAAGTGGAGAATAGCATGCAGGTTCCCTGGCCTTCAAGCGTAG
- the LOC135322010 gene encoding neuroblastoma breakpoint family member 6-like protein isoform X1, with product MAGSLGASCGPRAELTVLEINQELHLELTKQKQDFRDLTQKFLVCQATTYCLANQLQKYKCEEYKDIIESVLGEKLQFRVVKLAEQLAEKLAEKPVLADERFREYDTLICSQARELTQLRQKLWDGREDSILLIQQLRDVLTHNDLDNNPGQGFREQLTEGCRLAERLARKLSPEIHEDEEDELEEETLTPSIEQEELEEELLQESQDECVLNPSVLQEGSDCNRLDSEGNLPFDEEKVSRAPDVAGACSHVAEDPIPADLPENQNECDEAAGQEAVSPSMDLLEVQNDDMLQESRDECVLAPSIHQEGSDCYEKCIDGKFAFPEQKVLCALEVACGSSHVKADAIGTDFPDFPLDVCPGVRFLDHMKTKMIKMG from the exons ATGGCAGGATCTCTTGGCGCTTCGTGTGGTCCGAGGGCAGAACTTACAGTGCTGGAGATCAACCAGGAGCTGCACTTAGAGCTGACCAAACAGAAGCAGGACTTCCGAGATCTCACCCAGAAATTCCTTGTATGCCAAGCTACTACCTACTGCCTGGCCAACCAGCTGCAGAAATACA agtGTGAAGAGTACAAGGACATCATTGAATCCGTGCTGGGGGAGAAGCTGCAGTTCCGGGTGGTGAAGTTGGCAGAGCAGCTGGCAGAGAAGCTGGCAGAGAAGCCAGTGCTAGCTGACGAGAGGTTCAG GGAATACGATACCCTAATTTGCTCTCAGGCACGAGAGCTGACCCAGTTACGGCAGAAATTATGGGACGGGAGAGAAGACTCTATCCTGCTCATTCAACAACTCAGGGACGTCCTCACCCACAATGACCTTGACAACAACCCGGGCCAGGGCTTCCGAGAGCAGCTGACCGAGGGATGCAGGCTGGCAGAGCGCCTTGCCCGCAAGCTCAGCCCAG AAATTCatgaagatgaggaagatgaacTAGAAGAAGAAACACTCACCCCCAG CATTGAGCAAGAGGAGTTGGAGGAGGAGTTGCTCCAAGAGTCCCAGGATGAATGTGTTTTGAATCCCTCAGTTCTCCAAGAAGGATCTGACTGCAACCGGCTAGACAGTGAAGGCAACTTGCCATTTGATGAAGAGAAAGTCAGCCGTGCTCCGGATGTAGCTGGTGCTTGCTCCCATGTTGCAGAAGATCCAATTCCAGCTGACCTCCCAG AAAATCAGAATGAGTGTGACGAAGCAGCTGGACAAGAGGCAGTGTCCCCCAG CATGGATCTACTGGAGGTTCAGAATGACGACATGCTCCAGGAGTCCCGGGATGAATGTGTTTTGGCGCCTTCCATTCACCAGGAAGGTTCTGACTGCTATGAGAAGTGCATTGATggaaaatttgcatttcctgaacaGAAAGTGCTATGTGCTCTGGAGGTAGCCTGTGGTTCCTCGCATGTTAAAGCAGATGCAATTGGAACTGACTTCCCAG acttccctctggatgtatgcccaggagtgagattcctggatcatatg AAAACCAAAATGATCAAGATGGGGTGA